One window from the genome of Aquificaceae bacterium encodes:
- the mnmE gene encoding tRNA uridine-5-carboxymethylaminomethyl(34) synthesis GTPase MnmE translates to MVKQREPIVAIATPFGESAIGAIRLSGLGVMERIRDLLVLKGKVRPRYAHLVKLKDADSSVLDEGILIFYPSPRSYTGEDMVELFLHGNPLILKRALELFLSRGIRLAQPGEFTKRAFLNGKLDLLQAEAVGDLIGARSELALKSAQRQLQGELSSLINSLRERLLELLAYIESDIEFSEEDIPTLSREQVLELLESFMRDVELLLSTVKTGEYLRKGINLAIVGKPNVGKSSLFNALLGRERAIVTEIPGTTRDFLQETLTLKGVPVNLIDTAGIRYTEDPVERIGVERSLQKLKEAHMVLFVVDASNWLEEEDMEIYSMVKGLEHMVVANKVDRGIKHSVLETFPGAIRVSALSHHGIEELKETILQKLGLHISNGLQVYITVRHENLLKKSLEVLKSLVYRLKRKDIFPEIIMLDLREALSYLEEILGVISTEDVLGSIFSRFCIGK, encoded by the coding sequence ATGGTCAAGCAGAGAGAACCCATAGTGGCAATAGCTACACCCTTTGGTGAAAGTGCCATAGGAGCCATAAGGCTGTCGGGTCTGGGCGTGATGGAGAGGATAAGGGACCTGCTGGTTCTGAAAGGAAAGGTAAGGCCCAGGTATGCCCATCTGGTGAAGTTAAAGGATGCGGACTCAAGCGTGCTGGATGAGGGGATTCTCATATTCTACCCTTCACCAAGGAGCTACACGGGCGAGGATATGGTGGAGCTTTTCCTGCACGGAAACCCTCTCATTCTAAAGAGAGCCCTTGAGCTTTTCCTCTCAAGAGGTATAAGGCTTGCACAGCCCGGGGAGTTTACAAAAAGGGCATTTCTAAACGGAAAGCTGGACCTCCTTCAGGCTGAGGCGGTAGGGGACCTCATAGGTGCAAGGTCTGAACTTGCACTCAAATCTGCACAGAGACAGCTTCAGGGCGAGCTATCCTCGCTCATAAATTCTCTCAGGGAAAGACTACTTGAACTCCTCGCCTACATAGAGTCAGACATAGAGTTCTCCGAGGAGGATATACCCACGCTGAGCAGAGAGCAGGTCTTAGAGCTTCTTGAAAGTTTCATGAGAGACGTGGAGCTACTTCTCTCCACGGTAAAAACGGGAGAGTATCTCAGAAAGGGCATAAACCTTGCCATTGTAGGAAAACCCAACGTGGGAAAGTCCTCCCTTTTTAACGCCCTCCTTGGCAGAGAAAGGGCAATAGTCACCGAAATTCCAGGCACAACCAGGGACTTTCTTCAGGAAACGCTTACACTGAAGGGCGTGCCGGTAAACCTTATAGACACGGCAGGCATAAGATATACAGAAGACCCGGTGGAAAGGATAGGGGTAGAGAGAAGCCTGCAAAAGCTAAAGGAGGCACATATGGTGCTCTTCGTGGTGGACGCCAGCAATTGGCTGGAAGAAGAAGATATGGAGATATACTCCATGGTAAAAGGGCTGGAGCATATGGTGGTGGCAAACAAAGTGGACAGGGGTATTAAGCACAGTGTGCTGGAGACCTTTCCCGGGGCTATAAGGGTGAGCGCACTTTCCCATCACGGAATTGAGGAGCTGAAGGAAACAATATTACAGAAACTTGGCCTTCACATAAGCAACGGTCTACAGGTTTACATAACAGTCAGACACGAAAACCTCTTGAAAAAATCCCTGGAAGTGTTAAAATCATTAGTATACAGACTGAAGAGAAAAGACATATTTCCAGAGATAATCATGCTTGATTTGAGGGAAGCCCTTAGCTACTTGGAAGAAATTCTTGGGGTTATAAGCACTGAAGATGTGCTGGGAAGTATATTTTCAAGGTTCTGTATAGGAAAATAA
- a CDS encoding radical SAM protein, whose protein sequence is MKRKHPSYLNLSEEEWKERIGKALEMLSHCEVCPHMCGVNRLENETGYCKTGRYVVVADYFPHRGEEKSIRGRRGSGTVFFSYCNMRCVYCQNYTISHLGEGEELRPEELAEVFLSLQRLGCHNINLVSPSHVVPQILESLYLAVKGGLRIPIVYNTSSYDSLESLKLLHGIVDIYLADFKYADDHAGKKYSKVRDYHTVALSAIREMHRQVGDLQLNAEGIAIKGLLIRHLLLPGSIAGTRKIMEELRAISPRMAVNVMEQYMPYYQAHKYPELSRRIDRREYEEALEYAEGLTLVMD, encoded by the coding sequence ATGAAAAGAAAACATCCCTCATACCTGAATCTGAGTGAGGAGGAATGGAAGGAGCGTATAGGTAAGGCTCTTGAAATGCTCTCCCACTGCGAAGTATGCCCTCACATGTGCGGTGTAAACAGACTGGAAAATGAAACAGGATACTGCAAAACTGGTAGGTATGTGGTGGTGGCGGACTACTTCCCCCACAGGGGCGAGGAAAAGTCCATAAGAGGAAGGAGAGGCTCCGGAACCGTGTTCTTCTCCTACTGCAACATGAGATGCGTCTACTGTCAGAACTACACCATAAGCCATCTTGGAGAGGGGGAAGAGTTAAGGCCTGAAGAGCTTGCAGAGGTATTCCTCAGTTTGCAGAGGCTTGGTTGTCATAACATAAACCTGGTAAGTCCCTCCCATGTGGTGCCCCAGATACTGGAATCCCTCTACCTGGCGGTGAAGGGCGGGCTGAGAATTCCCATAGTCTACAACACATCCTCTTACGATAGCTTAGAGAGCCTGAAGCTCCTCCATGGCATAGTGGACATATACCTTGCAGACTTCAAGTATGCAGACGACCATGCAGGTAAAAAGTATTCAAAGGTGAGAGATTACCACACAGTAGCCCTCTCCGCCATAAGGGAAATGCACAGACAGGTAGGCGACCTTCAGCTAAACGCAGAAGGCATAGCCATAAAGGGCCTCCTGATAAGACATCTCCTTCTCCCAGGCAGCATAGCGGGAACACGGAAAATAATGGAAGAGCTGAGGGCAATCTCTCCGCGCATGGCTGTCAATGTGATGGAACAGTATATGCCCTACTATCAGGCTCACAAATACCCTGAGCTTTCAAGGAGAATAGACAGAAGGGAATACGAGGAAGCCCTTGAGTATGCAGAGGGCTTGACGCTGGTTATGGACTGA
- the dnaN gene encoding DNA polymerase III subunit beta has translation MKLKIDRGEFLSALQKAKNATEKKSALPILNNFLLSAENETLSLKATDLENFLSLQVRAEIDEEGRTAVNADKLTGIVKSLPGATVSLELKEDKLVLGGGRSTFRLTTLDPEDFPEFPQPETSAELPAMDLLRAIEKVEYAISKDDARYALQGLYVHEVNGKTHFVGSDGHRLALFWRNSPFPVELLIPRKSLRVIQGLMKDYIGPVYSGKDESFAHFTGEDWSLSVRLLEGEYPDYMAVIPRSFNHEVLLKREDFLESLKRLSAIAESSAFPVKINFSDHLALLEISDPEYGEGRDEVDVDYGGEPVEVGFNGKYLIEALDSFDAERVWVKIVDPDSAVVIESDDAEKDPYLCVVMPMRL, from the coding sequence ATGAAACTAAAAATTGACAGGGGAGAGTTTCTGTCCGCTCTTCAGAAGGCGAAGAACGCCACAGAAAAGAAGTCTGCCCTGCCCATACTCAACAACTTCCTCCTGAGTGCAGAAAACGAGACTTTGAGCCTGAAGGCAACCGACCTTGAAAACTTCCTTTCCCTGCAAGTCCGGGCTGAAATTGATGAGGAGGGAAGGACTGCGGTCAACGCAGACAAGCTCACAGGTATAGTTAAGAGCCTTCCAGGTGCTACCGTATCCCTTGAACTGAAAGAGGACAAGCTGGTTTTAGGGGGAGGAAGGAGCACTTTCAGGCTTACAACCCTTGACCCGGAGGATTTCCCTGAGTTTCCTCAGCCAGAAACCTCTGCAGAACTCCCTGCCATGGACCTTTTGAGGGCGATAGAAAAGGTGGAATACGCCATATCAAAGGATGATGCCAGGTATGCGCTCCAGGGTCTTTATGTTCACGAGGTGAACGGGAAAACTCACTTTGTGGGTTCAGATGGGCACAGGCTTGCCCTTTTCTGGAGAAACTCCCCCTTTCCTGTGGAACTTCTAATACCAAGAAAGAGCCTCAGGGTAATTCAGGGGCTCATGAAGGACTATATCGGTCCTGTTTACTCTGGCAAGGATGAGTCCTTTGCCCACTTCACAGGCGAGGACTGGAGCCTTTCTGTAAGGCTTCTGGAAGGTGAGTATCCAGACTACATGGCGGTTATACCAAGAAGCTTCAACCATGAGGTGCTCCTGAAAAGGGAGGACTTTCTTGAGAGCCTAAAAAGGCTCTCCGCCATAGCAGAATCCTCTGCCTTTCCTGTAAAGATAAACTTCTCAGACCATCTTGCCCTTCTTGAGATCTCTGACCCCGAGTATGGGGAGGGAAGGGATGAGGTGGATGTGGATTATGGCGGTGAGCCTGTGGAAGTGGGCTTTAATGGCAAATATCTCATAGAAGCACTTGACAGCTTTGACGCAGAAAGGGTCTGGGTAAAGATCGTGGACCCCGACAGCGCAGTGGTAATAGAATCTGATGACGCAGAGAAAGACCCCTATCTCTGCGTTGTTATGCCCATGAGGCTCTGA
- the gcvPB gene encoding aminomethyl-transferring glycine dehydrogenase subunit GcvPB: protein MLIFELSSKGTRGYRLPVLDVEEVDLREYLGEHFREELRFPEVSQLDVVRHYTRLSQLNYAIDTTMVPLGSCTMKHNPRINEELAGLEGFLNLHPMTPEEHAQGTLRLMYELKELLKEIGGFKEVSLQPAAGAQGELLGLLMILSYHRDRGNLHKRKVLVPDTSHGTNPATAALCGFEVITVRSNQDGELDWEDFQKKLSDDVACLMITNPNTLGIFERRIRDMAGALHEKDALLYMDGANMNALVGMARPGDWGVDVMHFNLHKTFSTPHGGGGPGGGAVGVSERLEPYLPVPQVVFEDGVYRLDWERPKSVGKLLAFYGHVGVFVRALAYILSYGSEIDQVAKYAVLNARYLRSLLKDLFVDPYGHVPCMHEFVLSAQNLLKLDIKAMDIAKALLDRGYYAPTVYFPLTVREALMIEPTETESPQTLEGFARAMRDIVETALKNPEYLKASPTRTPVRRIKEAEANRKPVLRASWA from the coding sequence ATGCTAATCTTTGAGCTCTCTTCAAAGGGCACAAGAGGCTACCGCCTGCCGGTGCTCGATGTGGAAGAGGTTGACCTTAGAGAGTATCTGGGTGAACACTTCAGGGAGGAACTCAGGTTTCCTGAGGTCTCACAGTTGGATGTGGTAAGGCACTACACGAGACTTTCCCAGCTCAACTATGCCATAGACACCACCATGGTGCCCCTGGGCTCATGCACAATGAAACACAACCCAAGAATAAACGAGGAGCTTGCAGGTCTTGAGGGCTTTCTTAACCTGCACCCCATGACACCAGAGGAGCACGCCCAGGGAACTCTCAGGCTCATGTATGAGCTAAAGGAGCTTCTCAAGGAAATAGGAGGTTTTAAAGAAGTATCCCTCCAGCCCGCTGCGGGAGCTCAGGGGGAGCTTCTGGGGCTTTTGATGATACTCTCTTATCACAGAGACAGGGGAAACCTTCATAAAAGGAAGGTGCTGGTCCCCGACACATCCCATGGGACAAATCCAGCAACCGCAGCTCTGTGTGGTTTTGAGGTGATAACGGTAAGGAGCAACCAAGATGGAGAGCTTGACTGGGAGGACTTTCAAAAAAAGCTGAGCGATGACGTGGCATGCCTCATGATAACAAACCCCAACACGCTGGGTATATTTGAAAGAAGAATAAGAGATATGGCAGGGGCTCTTCATGAGAAGGATGCCCTTCTCTACATGGATGGTGCCAACATGAACGCCCTTGTGGGCATGGCAAGACCGGGAGATTGGGGTGTGGATGTAATGCACTTTAACCTCCACAAAACCTTCTCAACGCCACATGGTGGCGGAGGTCCGGGGGGTGGTGCGGTAGGGGTTTCAGAAAGGCTTGAGCCATATCTTCCCGTGCCACAGGTGGTTTTTGAAGATGGAGTATACAGGCTTGACTGGGAAAGACCAAAGAGCGTGGGAAAGCTACTTGCCTTCTACGGACATGTGGGGGTCTTTGTAAGGGCTCTGGCTTACATACTCTCTTACGGCTCTGAGATAGACCAGGTGGCAAAGTATGCGGTTCTGAACGCAAGGTATCTGAGAAGCTTACTTAAAGACCTTTTTGTTGACCCCTACGGGCATGTTCCCTGTATGCACGAGTTTGTGCTTTCTGCTCAGAACCTGTTGAAGTTGGACATAAAAGCCATGGACATTGCAAAGGCGCTTTTAGACAGGGGCTATTATGCACCCACCGTATACTTCCCCCTGACGGTGAGAGAAGCCCTCATGATAGAGCCAACGGAGACAGAAAGCCCCCAGACCCTTGAAGGCTTTGCCAGGGCAATGAGAGATATAGTAGAGACTGCCCTCAAAAATCCAGAGTATCTGAAGGCTTCGCCTACCAGAACTCCAGTAAGAAGGATAAAAGAGGCTGAGGCTAACAGAAAGCCAGTTCTCAGAGCCTCATGGGCATAA
- a CDS encoding cytochrome c biogenesis protein ResB, with translation MTDAGYAFRGYAFLVVSFLLFTAAVIVGLFHLEERGLFYFALLGGTSALFSFALFSYAVGVYKFLREEYSRKRSLWSFLFDFLADLRLAIFIMLVLAILSMLGSTYVQQNQPIEFYLDRFGADIGYWLWRLWITDVFRSWYYIGFIVLLAINLIACSFKRLPRVWIQTFTKERFQKLDEHMERHLKPISVEVNPSKERVARLLGSMGFRVFMEEEGGRTYFYGEKGRYARLGVYVVHIGLLVIMAGALIDAIWGIRGSVIIPEGSRSDTLIIPAKEKAIKLPFQIELKDFRIVSYEEEFQRKGKTRETPFKDAIASFESDIRIIQDGKAVASGMTAVNSPFDFGTYRIFQATYGLTGEAGRAKIAIFDKKLAPKDPQRAFVGDVELRAGKVSEFRNMLLSIDRSTLNIEDEQKGFQGELKPALVVKVLTDGKAYDVPVVYSPELTVFAQSQLSELSDFPYVFFLVDFEPQFFSGLQVSRQPGTPLIWFGSIMVVGGMLLAFYTVHRKVWARLEGSTLKVAFWSHKFKEEFRKSFIRSLEVLKHESASHGKEPNTS, from the coding sequence ATGACTGATGCAGGATATGCTTTCAGGGGTTATGCATTTCTGGTAGTTTCCTTTCTTCTCTTTACTGCCGCTGTTATTGTGGGGCTTTTCCATCTTGAGGAAAGAGGACTTTTCTATTTTGCCCTCCTTGGTGGCACCTCTGCCCTTTTTAGCTTTGCCCTGTTCTCTTATGCAGTGGGCGTTTATAAGTTTCTGAGGGAAGAGTATTCAAGGAAAAGGAGCCTGTGGTCTTTCCTCTTTGACTTTCTTGCGGACCTGAGGCTCGCCATCTTTATAATGCTGGTGCTTGCCATTCTTTCCATGCTGGGCTCCACCTACGTGCAACAGAACCAGCCCATAGAGTTCTATCTTGACCGATTTGGTGCAGATATAGGCTACTGGCTATGGAGGCTGTGGATAACCGATGTGTTTCGTTCCTGGTATTACATTGGTTTTATAGTGCTTCTTGCAATAAACCTCATAGCCTGTTCCTTTAAGAGGCTTCCAAGGGTATGGATTCAGACCTTTACAAAAGAGAGGTTCCAGAAGCTTGACGAACACATGGAAAGGCACCTCAAGCCCATATCTGTGGAAGTAAACCCTTCAAAGGAAAGGGTTGCCCGCCTCCTTGGCAGTATGGGCTTCAGGGTATTCATGGAAGAGGAAGGTGGGAGGACTTACTTCTACGGGGAGAAGGGAAGGTATGCGCGTCTTGGTGTCTATGTGGTGCATATCGGCCTTCTTGTCATAATGGCAGGTGCTCTTATTGATGCCATATGGGGCATAAGGGGTTCTGTTATAATCCCTGAGGGCTCAAGAAGCGATACTCTTATCATACCCGCCAAGGAAAAAGCAATAAAGCTACCCTTTCAGATAGAACTAAAAGACTTCAGGATTGTAAGCTATGAAGAGGAGTTTCAGAGGAAGGGAAAGACCAGAGAAACACCCTTCAAGGACGCTATAGCCAGCTTTGAGAGCGACATAAGGATAATTCAGGATGGAAAAGCGGTTGCGAGCGGCATGACCGCGGTAAACTCCCCCTTTGACTTTGGCACCTACAGGATATTTCAGGCTACTTACGGGCTAACTGGTGAAGCGGGAAGAGCGAAGATAGCCATCTTTGACAAAAAGCTGGCTCCAAAAGACCCGCAAAGGGCTTTTGTGGGAGATGTGGAACTCAGAGCCGGAAAAGTCTCCGAGTTCAGAAACATGCTCCTTTCCATAGACAGGTCAACCCTCAACATAGAGGATGAGCAGAAGGGCTTTCAGGGAGAGCTAAAGCCTGCCCTTGTGGTAAAGGTTCTAACGGATGGAAAGGCCTACGATGTTCCCGTTGTCTATTCGCCTGAACTTACAGTCTTTGCCCAGTCTCAGCTTTCAGAGCTTTCAGATTTCCCCTATGTTTTTTTCCTCGTGGACTTTGAACCTCAGTTCTTCAGCGGTCTTCAGGTCTCCCGTCAGCCCGGCACACCTCTAATATGGTTTGGGTCCATCATGGTGGTGGGTGGAATGCTTCTTGCCTTTTACACCGTTCACAGAAAGGTCTGGGCAAGGCTTGAGGGGAGCACCCTGAAAGTAGCCTTCTGGTCTCACAAATTCAAAGAAGAGTTCAGAAAGAGCTTTATAAGGTCTCTGGAGGTGCTAAAACATGAAAGTGCTTCTCATGGAAAAGAACCTAATACTTCTTAG
- a CDS encoding EVE domain-containing protein — MYYLLKTEPSEYSYEHLLREGRTRWDGVRNPLAQKHMSSMKKGDACFIYHTGNTRAVVGFAKVICEAYKDGDGLWVVDIEPAGMLKNPVPLSLLKAEPVFRDSPLIRMPRLSVIPLTELQAQRIMELSEGLE, encoded by the coding sequence ATGTATTACCTTCTCAAAACTGAACCCTCTGAATACTCTTATGAGCACCTTCTCAGAGAAGGCAGGACCAGATGGGATGGCGTGAGAAATCCTCTTGCCCAGAAGCATATGAGCAGTATGAAAAAGGGTGATGCATGCTTTATATACCATACCGGAAACACAAGAGCCGTGGTGGGGTTTGCAAAGGTTATATGTGAAGCCTATAAAGACGGTGATGGTCTGTGGGTGGTGGATATAGAGCCTGCGGGCATGCTCAAAAATCCTGTGCCTCTGAGCCTTCTGAAAGCTGAGCCGGTCTTTAGAGATTCTCCGCTCATAAGAATGCCTAGGCTTTCTGTTATCCCTCTTACAGAGCTTCAGGCGCAGAGGATTATGGAACTTTCAGAGGGTCTGGAGTAG
- a CDS encoding thioredoxin family protein, translating into MLTVALALCQVLLFEQPGCASCKASYRELSKYPNLKVEVYDITKDRELVRTYGVIGSPTLIFVKNGQEVGRVFGYMPPMIKSLAEKCS; encoded by the coding sequence ATGCTTACAGTAGCCCTTGCCCTCTGTCAGGTTCTGCTCTTTGAACAGCCCGGCTGTGCTTCCTGCAAGGCATCTTACAGGGAGCTGAGCAAGTATCCAAACCTGAAGGTGGAGGTATACGATATAACAAAAGACAGGGAGCTTGTGAGAACTTACGGAGTAATAGGCTCTCCAACTCTTATATTCGTAAAGAACGGTCAGGAGGTGGGCAGGGTCTTTGGCTACATGCCACCCATGATAAAATCCCTTGCGGAGAAGTGTTCCTGA
- a CDS encoding nucleoside deaminase has product MQEFVQICLELAREAFGKGEVPVGCVVAKDGKVIAKAHNRVEELKDPTAHAEMLALREAMKVQGQKYLYGCEVYVSLEPCPMCAYAMVLARVERVVFLATDERYGAVMSRFGLFDEPAFNHRVRWEYLPVEEAGRLLKEFFRERRL; this is encoded by the coding sequence GTGCAGGAGTTTGTGCAAATATGCCTTGAGCTTGCCAGAGAGGCCTTCGGGAAGGGCGAGGTGCCAGTTGGCTGTGTGGTGGCAAAGGATGGAAAAGTAATAGCAAAAGCCCACAACAGAGTAGAAGAGCTGAAAGACCCCACAGCTCACGCAGAGATGCTTGCCCTGAGAGAGGCTATGAAAGTCCAAGGGCAGAAGTATCTTTATGGATGTGAGGTATATGTTAGTCTTGAGCCATGCCCCATGTGTGCCTATGCCATGGTGCTCGCAAGGGTGGAAAGGGTGGTATTTCTTGCTACAGATGAAAGGTATGGTGCGGTGATGAGCAGGTTTGGGCTGTTTGATGAGCCAGCTTTCAACCATAGAGTAAGGTGGGAATACCTGCCAGTAGAGGAGGCAGGCAGGCTTCTGAAGGAGTTTTTCAGGGAGAGAAGGCTATAA